One Anaerobacillus alkaliphilus DNA window includes the following coding sequences:
- a CDS encoding cold-shock protein, with amino-acid sequence MEQGKVKWFNSEKGFGFIEREGGDDVFVHFSAIQGEGYKSLEEGQEVSFDIENGQRGPQATNVKKI; translated from the coding sequence ATGGAACAAGGTAAAGTAAAATGGTTTAACAGTGAGAAAGGTTTTGGGTTCATTGAACGTGAAGGTGGAGATGACGTATTTGTTCACTTCTCAGCTATTCAAGGGGAAGGATATAAATCATTAGAAGAAGGTCAAGAAGTATCTTTTGACATCGAAAATGGTCAACGCGGCCCTCAAGCGACTAACGTCAAAAAAATATAA
- the pepF gene encoding oligoendopeptidase F yields the protein MAKKTLRSEVPVELTWNLEDLFETEEAWEAELASVQDDLPSVVQFKGRLAEGATVLLDCLNAQEDLHQRVVRVATYSRLRQTEDGTNSGHQGNAARTGAMLATVGAALTFVESEILALPEGTIERYLNEEKGLEVFSKNLHELLEKKPHQLSPETEETLAALGQVLSSPYMTYEVSKSSDMDFPAFTDGEGNELPLTFALFEDRYELSTDTTVRRNAYEAFSKTLNQYKNTFAATYSTEIKKQVVLSRQRKYESVTHMLLQPHQVTLEMYHNQLDIIQKELASHMRRFAQLKKRVLGLDKMMFCDLKAPLDPDFNPSTTYEEASETILKSLEVMGEEYHGVMKKALTERWVDLAENVGKATGAFCSSPYGVHPYILITWTDTMRGAFILTHELGHAGHFYYANGNQRLVNTRPSLYFIEAPSTINELLLSQHLLKTTDDTRMKRWVLLQSLGTYYHNFVTHLLEGELQRRVYTLAEAGKPITALTLSEQKKELLENFWGDSVEIDDAAALTWMRQPHYYMGLYPYTYSAGLTASTAVAELIREEGQPAVDRWIEVLKAGGTMRPLDLLKHAGVDMSTPDPIRKAVAYVGSLVDELEKSYE from the coding sequence ATGGCTAAAAAAACATTACGTAGTGAAGTTCCAGTTGAATTAACTTGGAACCTTGAAGATTTATTTGAAACTGAGGAAGCATGGGAAGCAGAGCTTGCTTCAGTTCAGGATGATCTTCCATCAGTAGTTCAATTTAAAGGGAGACTTGCTGAAGGAGCAACTGTATTACTAGATTGCCTGAATGCACAAGAAGATCTTCATCAAAGAGTTGTTCGCGTAGCAACCTACTCCAGATTACGCCAAACAGAAGATGGTACAAATTCTGGTCATCAGGGAAATGCCGCGAGAACAGGAGCTATGCTTGCTACAGTAGGAGCTGCGCTTACTTTCGTTGAGTCAGAAATTCTGGCATTACCGGAGGGGACAATTGAGCGTTATCTAAATGAAGAGAAGGGTCTAGAAGTTTTTAGTAAAAATCTACATGAACTATTAGAGAAGAAGCCACATCAGCTTAGTCCAGAAACAGAAGAAACCTTAGCCGCTTTAGGTCAAGTATTATCATCGCCTTATATGACTTATGAAGTAAGTAAATCATCGGATATGGATTTTCCTGCTTTTACTGATGGTGAAGGGAATGAACTACCGTTAACTTTTGCACTCTTTGAAGATCGTTATGAACTTTCAACGGATACAACAGTTAGACGTAATGCATATGAAGCATTTTCAAAAACATTAAACCAATATAAAAATACATTTGCAGCTACATATTCTACAGAAATAAAAAAGCAAGTAGTACTTTCTCGTCAACGTAAATATGAAAGTGTTACTCATATGTTATTACAACCCCACCAAGTTACCTTGGAAATGTATCATAATCAATTAGACATTATTCAAAAGGAATTAGCATCACATATGCGTCGTTTTGCACAATTAAAAAAGCGTGTTCTTGGCTTAGATAAGATGATGTTCTGTGATTTAAAGGCACCATTGGACCCAGATTTTAATCCTTCAACAACATATGAAGAAGCTTCAGAAACAATCTTAAAATCATTGGAAGTAATGGGCGAGGAATACCACGGGGTTATGAAAAAGGCATTAACTGAAAGATGGGTTGATTTGGCGGAAAACGTAGGGAAAGCAACTGGTGCTTTCTGTTCGAGTCCATATGGGGTTCATCCATATATTCTTATTACTTGGACGGATACAATGAGAGGAGCCTTTATTTTAACACACGAGTTAGGACATGCTGGGCATTTTTATTACGCAAATGGAAATCAACGTTTAGTAAATACTAGACCGTCACTATACTTTATTGAGGCACCATCAACGATTAATGAGTTGTTACTAAGCCAACACCTTTTAAAAACAACGGATGATACACGAATGAAGCGATGGGTTCTGTTACAATCGTTAGGCACTTACTATCACAACTTTGTTACACACTTGCTAGAAGGTGAGTTACAACGTAGAGTTTACACTTTAGCTGAGGCAGGAAAGCCGATAACAGCGTTAACTTTAAGTGAGCAGAAGAAAGAACTCTTAGAAAACTTCTGGGGAGACTCGGTTGAAATTGATGATGCTGCTGCCCTTACATGGATGCGTCAGCCGCATTATTATATGGGTCTATACCCTTACACCTACTCTGCTGGTCTTACTGCATCAACAGCAGTTGCAGAGCTGATAAGAGAAGAAGGGCAACCTGCTGTTGACCGCTGGATTGAAGTACTAAAAGCCGGTGGTACGATGAGACCACTAGACTTACTGAAACATGCAGGTGTTGACATGTCTACACCGGATCCAATTCGTAAAGCGGTGGCTTATGTTGGTTCTCTTGTTGACGAATTAGAAAAAAGCTACGAGTAA
- a CDS encoding VOC family protein: MKNAHLYETHVKTKNLEEAITFYQKLELELAYVIPDRVAFFWLGDSKRKEQMLGVWKVSSDEFVKSHFAFQVTFEELVNTPKYLAEKGIEVVPSFGLDASEPVVHAWMPAASYYFVDNDGNSLEYITVLNDEPIPELGAIHLSTWTKAQENR; the protein is encoded by the coding sequence TTGAAAAACGCTCATTTATACGAAACCCATGTAAAAACGAAAAATTTAGAAGAAGCCATTACATTTTATCAAAAACTCGAGCTCGAGCTTGCATATGTCATACCTGATAGAGTTGCCTTTTTTTGGCTAGGAGATAGTAAGCGAAAAGAACAAATGCTTGGTGTTTGGAAAGTTTCTTCAGATGAATTTGTGAAATCTCATTTTGCTTTTCAGGTAACTTTTGAGGAGTTAGTGAATACTCCGAAATACTTGGCGGAAAAAGGGATTGAGGTAGTTCCTAGTTTTGGGCTAGATGCTAGTGAACCAGTTGTTCATGCATGGATGCCTGCAGCTAGTTACTACTTTGTTGATAATGATGGAAATTCTCTAGAATATATTACTGTATTAAATGATGAACCTATTCCTGAATTAGGAGCGATACACCTAAGTACCTGGACTAAAGCACAGGAAAATAGATAG